Proteins from one Porites lutea chromosome 3, jaPorLute2.1, whole genome shotgun sequence genomic window:
- the LOC140931388 gene encoding transmembrane ascorbate-dependent reductase CYB561-like, translating to MERETKASRPFVFILSVGAIQVLGIAAIVMTAVWMAKYLGGFAWDGSSQEFNYHPLLMVTSMVFLFSEAIIVYRVFRHENKFVVKLVHFGLQLVAFCVAVVGLKAAFDYHNANNINNLYSLHSWCGLITIILFTTQLVFGFVSFLFPTLPDGPRATYLSVHVFFGIFIFALAIGTVLLGINEKLFFTGVYASLPAQAQLGNVLGLTVIVLAGIVVFVVTNDAFKRVDTEEGERVSLINNGKE from the exons ATGGAACGAGAAACAAAAGCCTCTCGGCCTTTCGTCTTCATTCTAAGTGTTGGCGCCATTCAAGTCTTGGGGATTGCTGCAATCGTAATGACAGCCGTGTGGATGGCGAAGTACCTTGGTGGGTTTGCATGGGACGGTTCAAGCCAGGAGTTTAACTATCATCCTTTACTAATGGTTACAAGTATGGTCTTCCTATTCAGCGAAG CCATAATTGTTTACCGAGTCTTCCGGCATGAAAACAAGTTTGTTGTAAAGTTGGTCCATTTTGGTCTGCAGCTGGTTGCCTTTTGTGTTGCTGTTGTTGGTTTGAAAGCAGCCTTTGATTATCACAACGCTAATAATATTAACAACCTCTACAGTTTGCACAGTTGGTGTGGCTTGATTACCATCATTTTGTTTACCACCCAG cttgtttttggttttgtgaGTTTTCTGTTTCCTACACTGCCTGATGGTCCCCGTGCAACATACCTGTCAGTGCATGTCTTCTTTGGTATATTTATTTTTGCACTTGCTATTGGAACCGTTCTCTTGGGAATCAATGAAAAACTTTTCTTCACAGG AGTATATGCCTCTCTGCCTGCTCAAGCTCAGCTGGGGAATGTACTAGGTCTGACTGTTATTGTTCTTGCTGGAATTGTTGTGTTTGTGGTGACGAATGATGCATTCAAAAGGGTCGACACAGAAGAGGGTGAACGAGTATCCCTGATCAACAATGGCAAAGAATGA